One Planktothrix sp. FACHB-1365 genomic window carries:
- the purH gene encoding bifunctional phosphoribosylaminoimidazolecarboxamide formyltransferase/IMP cyclohydrolase, producing MARLALLSVSDKRGLIEFAKSLVEELGFDLISSGGTATALKQAGLPVTKVSDYTGFPEILGGRVKTLHPRIHGGILARRDVPQDVTELETHEIRPIDLVVVNLYPFEQTIAKPDVTLAEAIENIDIGGPTLLRASAKNYAHLTVLCNPEQYGNYLEEFRTKNGEISFEFRQHCALKAFQHTGAYDRAIAAYLEQQELREDSPLPQSFVLAGTQIQSLRYGENPHQAAAWYQTGTQPTGWASGQILQGKPLSYNNLVDLEAARRIICEFPDQPAAAILKHTNPCGVAIADTLVTAYEKAFNADSTSAFGGIVALNRAIDSDTAKALSKTFLECIVAPGCDEEAAQILKKKSNLRVLILPDATQGPKEIIKPIAGGFLVQSADDVVEQSTNWKVVTEKQPTPEQLAELMFAWKVVKHVKSNAIVVTKNQTTLGVGAGQMNRVGSVEIALKQAGENAKGGVLGSDAFFPFDDSVRTAAAAGITAIVQPGGSMRDQDSINAANELGLVMVFTGIRHFVH from the coding sequence ATGGCGCGTTTAGCTTTATTGAGTGTATCTGACAAACGCGGACTGATTGAGTTTGCCAAAAGTCTGGTTGAAGAATTAGGATTTGATTTAATTAGTAGTGGCGGGACAGCAACGGCGTTAAAACAAGCGGGACTTCCCGTTACAAAAGTTTCAGATTATACAGGATTTCCTGAAATTTTAGGGGGACGAGTTAAAACCCTCCATCCTCGGATTCACGGAGGGATTTTAGCACGGCGAGATGTGCCTCAAGATGTGACTGAATTAGAAACCCATGAAATTCGTCCCATTGATTTAGTTGTCGTCAATCTTTATCCCTTTGAACAAACCATCGCTAAACCTGATGTAACTTTAGCAGAAGCCATTGAAAATATTGATATTGGTGGCCCGACTTTATTACGAGCATCGGCTAAAAATTATGCCCATTTAACGGTATTATGCAACCCTGAACAATATGGAAATTATTTAGAAGAATTTCGGACAAAAAATGGAGAAATTTCTTTTGAATTTCGTCAACATTGTGCTTTAAAAGCCTTTCAACATACGGGAGCTTATGATCGAGCGATCGCTGCTTATTTAGAACAGCAAGAACTCAGGGAAGATTCCCCTTTACCCCAAAGTTTTGTGTTAGCCGGAACTCAAATTCAATCCTTACGGTATGGTGAAAATCCTCATCAAGCCGCCGCTTGGTATCAAACTGGAACTCAACCGACGGGTTGGGCATCAGGTCAAATTTTGCAGGGTAAACCGTTAAGTTATAATAATTTAGTGGATTTAGAAGCGGCCAGACGAATTATTTGTGAGTTTCCAGATCAACCTGCGGCGGCAATTTTAAAACATACAAATCCCTGTGGAGTTGCTATTGCAGATACCTTAGTTACAGCCTATGAAAAAGCCTTTAATGCCGATTCAACTTCAGCCTTTGGGGGAATTGTTGCCTTAAATCGAGCGATTGATTCAGATACAGCCAAAGCCTTAAGCAAAACCTTTTTAGAATGTATTGTTGCTCCGGGTTGTGATGAAGAAGCGGCTCAAATTCTCAAAAAGAAATCTAACCTGCGAGTCTTAATTTTACCCGATGCCACTCAAGGGCCAAAGGAAATTATTAAACCTATTGCGGGGGGATTTTTAGTTCAAAGTGCCGATGATGTGGTGGAACAATCAACAAACTGGAAAGTTGTAACAGAAAAACAACCCACTCCCGAACAATTGGCAGAATTAATGTTTGCTTGGAAAGTGGTTAAGCACGTTAAATCCAATGCCATTGTTGTGACTAAAAATCAAACAACCTTGGGGGTTGGAGCCGGACAAATGAACCGTGTTGGCTCCGTTGAAATTGCGCTTAAACAAGCCGGAGAAAACGCTAAGGGAGGTGTTCTCGGAAGTGATGCCTTTTTCCCCTTTGATGATTCCGTTCGCACCGCAGCAGCAGCAGGAATTACGGCGATTGTACAACCGGGTGGGAGTATGCGAGATCAAGATTCAATTAATGCGGCAAACGAATTAGGATTAGTCATGGTATTTACTGGAATTCGTCATTTTGTTCATTAA
- a CDS encoding response regulator transcription factor, which produces MTTVMIVDDSISLREMIAEMLRKSGVEVISAENGEDALKKIEDINHLDLVVLDIVMPKMNGYELCRHIKKHPKTQNVPVVMCSSKSEEFDRYWGIKQGADAYISKPFHPQELMSTIKQLLRK; this is translated from the coding sequence ATGACTACAGTCATGATTGTCGATGATAGCATCTCCCTCCGAGAGATGATTGCCGAGATGTTGCGAAAAAGCGGTGTGGAGGTGATCTCAGCAGAAAATGGTGAGGATGCCTTAAAAAAAATTGAAGATATCAACCATCTGGATTTAGTGGTGTTAGATATTGTGATGCCTAAAATGAATGGCTATGAACTCTGCCGTCATATTAAAAAACACCCCAAAACCCAGAATGTTCCTGTGGTCATGTGTTCGAGTAAAAGCGAGGAATTTGATCGCTACTGGGGGATTAAACAAGGGGCCGATGCCTATATCTCGAAACCTTTCCATCCCCAAGAACTCATGAGTACAATCAAACAACTTCTACGCAAGTAA